Within Carassius gibelio isolate Cgi1373 ecotype wild population from Czech Republic chromosome A21, carGib1.2-hapl.c, whole genome shotgun sequence, the genomic segment aaatttaaatgcacattttcaaatatttaaaattttaaaacaagaaTTAACCTtgtaactgtcactcacattttttttatatgactgaaaatattttgtaacatgattttgatctAAATGAGTCCATTACTTTTGCATGTGTGCAGCTGATGTTGATCTTCCTCTTGCAGGGATGGAGCTGTTTGAGGAAGCCCTGCGCAAATGGGAACTGGCTTTAAACGTCAGACACCGAGCTGATTCCTGTGCATCTGGAGCACACAGTCTCGGCTCGCAGGGGGCAGAACTCCTGGAGCGTCACTCGGTGAATATCTCTTATCGTATGGCAAGTAGAAGAATGCCAAGCGctgctaaataaaaacacaccTTCTGATTTCCAGCCTGAGCTTCATCATCATCAGTTTGCGGAGAAGCTGGAGTCTCTTCTGCACCGAGCCTATCACCTACAGGAAGACTTCGGCAGCACCATCCCGGCCGACGTCCTCCAGGCTGACCTGGGTGagacgcacacaaacacaaacacacgctgACGTCAGCTGGGAGTGTTTTCAGCTTCCTAACCAAGCCGATTGTGTGCAGAGAGTGAAGCTACGCTGATCCTGCCCACACTAGGGAGCTCCCATCCTGTCAGAGACGACGATGCCTCATCAGACGACTCGTTCTTCTCTGCAGCTGAGgtcgggacacacacacacacacacactcacactcacatgtatgtgtgttttctcCTGCATGTGTATGATGTCACTTCCCTCTTTATCTCTGTAGTTGTTCGAGGCGTTCTCTCTAGAGGACACGTATCGTTCGCTGAAGCCGGCGGCGCTGTATGAGGAAGCCCTGGGTTTGGTGAAGGATGGAGGCGTGGCCTGTAGATCGCTGAGGTGCTGCACACTGCCTGCACACTACATACTACTGCCACTACCACTTTTGTAGTATTTAAATTTTCTTATGTCCATTTTAGTTTATAATGaatggtttaacatttgaaaatgacatttatttttaaatttcttgttttcttctttatttatgaagaaaataagacattaagaaattaagtatttatatagtgtatataattgTAATTCATAATTAGTAATATAATAATTcagttacaataaaataaatgttataaaataaaacaatttttttaaatatttaacttaaattttacagtaaaatattataagatatttttttttctgattttgtgTAATATGTTAATTTGgcagcagtaaaaaaaatattattttacaatattataaatattgttatattgatattgatatataatcacaatatttttgaccaaattaaaataaaaataataattcagttgattcgttattatttttttgtttagtataaaatatattattcattatttttgaaggaatgttttttttttttttttacattttttagattTCATTCAATTATCAATGTTTTTTGATGACATGTTTGAATTAAATCATAACACACAGAATCCAGAgaaattaaattcatattttttaaatatgaaaaaatctaaataaattttattcaaaaaaatattattgtgtcaataaattaaataaagatttttttaaaggtttaagaATTCAGTTgatttgatataatttttttgggttttaaaatgtaattaaaataaaaaaaatggaatcaAGGAAATtgtaaacttgaattgaaaattgaTTAAATTGGTGAAGTTTTTAGTCCACTCCATTAGCGCTGATTCTAAACTGAGACGGGACTCAATGTACGTATGCACACACAGTACAGATGTCTGCACACATCATTCTCCTCTGGGATTGGAGGGAGCAAGGACTGATGGGAAAACAcactctgtgttgtttttgtgccTCTGTTACAGAACCGAACTTCTGGAGTGTTACAGCGATGAGGACTTCCTCGCTAAACTGCACTGCGTTCGCCAGGCCTTCCAGGTcagcacactctcacacacgattacacacacacacacacaggggaatGGGGCTGTTGGtgagatctgtgtgtgtttgtcgtATCTGTAGCTGCTGCTGCTGGATGAGACGCACAGGATGTTCTTCATGGATGCAGGGAAGCAGATAATATCGGGACTTCTGGCCAAAGCCAACAAGGTGCTTCACAAATGGATGgaataattcaaatgtttttatgattttgaactctcttcaaggctgcatttatttgaaaaatacagttaaaattgtgaaatattattataagttcaaatagctgttttctgtgtgaatatctgttaaaatgtaatttatttctgatgctgcgctgtattttcagcatcattactgcagtcttcagtgtcacatgatcttcagaaatcagtctgatatgatgatttactgctcaagaaacatttctgattattatcggTGTTGtggaatatttttgtggaaattcagcttttcaatcaaaggattaaattagattttattttgaaataatattttacaaaattaccgtttttattgtttttgtcatcaaacaaatgcagccttggtggctTAAttgtttcaaacttttgactgtagcttttattttaaaaaattgctttaaaaaacgaattgtgtgtgtgtgtgtgtttgtttagagTCCAGAGGCGTTTCTGGAGAGTTATGAAGACATGCTGCAGTACACACAGAGAGAAGAGACGTGGCCCGTCACCAAGATGGAGCTGGAAGGACGAGGGGTTCGTCCTGTTTATCAGTCCGTCTGTCAATCTTTCTTTAATCATTGGCTAAATGGTATTCTGTGTGTTGATATCCAAtttcaagatgttttttttcGACTGTTCcactgttgttattgttaactccAAAGTCCTGAGATTAATCTAAATAAAGTTGAAatcagataaaatataaatattagatgaaaaatgtaaGCTTAAGCACAACAAagttagaaattaataatttagcatattaataaatactaataatatgtgaccctggaccacaataccagtcataagggtacattttttcaaaattgagatttatgcatcatctgaaagctgaataaatcatatttgcattgatgtatagtttgttatgatcggacaatatttgtctgagatacaactatttgaaaatctggaatctgagggtgcaaaaaaaatcaaaatgctgagaaaatcgcctttaaatgtATCCAGAtgatttcttagcaatgcatattactaatcaaaaactaagttttaatatatttacggtagaaaatttacaaaatatcttcatgaaacatgatctttacttaatatcctaatggtttttggcataaaagaaaaattagtCATGTTGACCCACACAGTtttttgttggctattgctacagatataccccagagacttaagactgctctttgtgctccagggtcacgcATATTTAATAAGACGAAGGCTCTCTCTTTGGCCTTGTAGTGGTTAGTTTGACCTTTGACTTATCTGTAGGTGGTCTGTATGAACTTCTTTGACATGGTGCTGGACTTTATCCTCATGGATGCGTTTGAAGATCTGGAAAGTCCTCCGTCTTCAGTGGTGGCCGTTCTTAGGAACCGGTGGCTCTCGGACAGTTTTAAAAAGACGGTACGCAAATGTTAGCGCTCCAAATCCAATCCAGACAAAAACTGAGAGTTAACGTTTCATCTAGAGCCAAAACGGAGAATAAGGTTGTTATTCTCCAGTCCTGCAGAAACCATCTATGTTCTGGTGCTTTTCTCTGTCTTGATCTGTCGCTGTATTAATCGTTCTGTGTCTCTCTGTACACATAAGGCATTGGCTACAGCCTGTTGGTCCGTGCTAAAAGCCAAAAGGAGATTGCTAATGGTGAGTGCGcaaaacaaaacatgacattATATGATCTAGAATCAGACCACATCAAGCTGTTTTCTGTTGGTTGCTCAGGTTCCTGATGGTTTTATTGCCCATTTCTATGCCATCTCTGAACATGTGAGTCCAGTTCTGGCTTTTGGGTTTCTGGGCCCCCCACAGCACCTCAGTGAGGTGTGCACCGTATTCAAGGTAAGACTTTCTCCGTCTTCTCCACGATCCTCCGTTATACCTTAAATAAACCTCCCGGTGATCCAGATCAGGACATAATCTGATGCTAATCTGATCTCAGTGATCAGATCGAGAACAGAGACAAAACTTAAAAAGGTCTTCAAATTCACGCTAATACAAATTAAGACCATAAAGAGTCATAAAGTCAAGGCTTTAAATGTTGCATAcagattcttaaatcaagacacatttacttgagatgcaaaatgaacatgaacagatgaatttttctcattttaatcATAAAACTCGATTCATTTTAAGCAATTTCTCATTAAAAACTTATTATTTATTCCATTTTgcttggaaaacaagacaaaaatacagattttgctttatctgtctgtctatctctctctctctctctcaaaacattaataaaagcaATGAATTGTAAAGAAAGACGAGGTTCGtttgatttgaaattaaaaaaaaatcaaacatattCAGAAGGTtggtttttttcagtgtttttgaaagaagtttcttctgctcaccaaggcttttatttgataaaaaatacagttaaaacagcaaaaataaataaataaataaataatattacaattaaaaaagctattttctatgtgaatatataataaaatgtaatttattcctgtgatgtgcagctgtattttcagcatcattcctccaatcttcagtgtcacatgatcttcagaaatcatactaatatgatgatttgctgcacaagaaacatttctgattattatcaatgttgaaaaccgttaTGATCCTTCCAGTTTTGTTGAAAcggtgatgcattttatttttcaagattctttgatgcatagaataataaataaatgcatagtgcgaactacgggggagctagggggagctcggctccccttaataagacatgggctcccctgaaaacgagaaatctgaaatcttggggggtctcaaaaaatactgacaatgtgaatatttttaagtgcaatttcagttttgtaatgtgattatgttggcaaaaatattattcattcatgcacgacggcgattaaaacctaattaactTCAATAAAGATTACAGACATCACAGCATCAAGGTGTGGGGGTGCTGCGCTGCAAATTCCACATGTTAGTATGTCATATAGattcgtagaaaaaaataaacattggagGCCATTTATCGTGCGCAAAGTCCTTCCATTATGCAGATAGGATCATAGCtagggcaaaaagaaaacaaggtagttcaattaattttggttttattaagaaattgtgtagtgataacgcacgactgattcacctgctgcaagcactggtaaacctcaagccaagcccactgtgaaaacgcatgaagctgaagaaaagtaatctctgggatcctaacccctcttgcttcgagtcctctctcgcgttaaactggaacagccagcagtggagagactggaagagccaatatacatggctgtgtgttaaggatggaagcttggggtgcatcactttgtaacgcgttgtgtCAGGAGGGGGGAAAAATATGGATAGCTCA encodes:
- the LOC127941636 gene encoding mitoguardin 2-like, yielding MSPAPAVPGSVWSDSDVKVSAGGRGGAEMSIRSAEGVSIMQALAMTVAEIPVFLYSTFGQSIFSQLKLSPNLKKVLFATALGSVALALTAHQLKRRSRKRKQIVSKEAQKPVGIPEPLIRTSRPASLKRGPVPGRQMMSPSARSNDTLSGVSSLTQSKHSSSSHSIASMRGPSSPNQSVNTGMLREAEPVAEESGVREDANAENLYLIGMELFEEALRKWELALNVRHRADSCASGAHSLGSQGAELLERHSPELHHHQFAEKLESLLHRAYHLQEDFGSTIPADVLQADLESEATLILPTLGSSHPVRDDDASSDDSFFSAAELFEAFSLEDTYRSLKPAALYEEALGLVKDGGVACRSLRTELLECYSDEDFLAKLHCVRQAFQLLLLDETHRMFFMDAGKQIISGLLAKANKSPEAFLESYEDMLQYTQREETWPVTKMELEGRGVVCMNFFDMVLDFILMDAFEDLESPPSSVVAVLRNRWLSDSFKKTALATACWSVLKAKRRLLMVPDGFIAHFYAISEHVSPVLAFGFLGPPQHLSEVCTVFKQQIVQYLKDMFDHDKVRFTSVPSLAEDILSLSHRRADILVGYLGIDSLPETNGALPKSSCQANSGQQD